The Lacipirellula parvula genome window below encodes:
- a CDS encoding LamG-like jellyroll fold domain-containing protein produces MTAPRYPADEPAREARKLLSQLIDGELTTDERERLGELLRDNPELQDMYCAIMRVHVLLHLDFSAGLENANPPVLRKQPLSLAAPSDDYQSVTPQTQLAAEQRRSRFTKRQWVAAAVAAAILLGIGAYLNRGSRGDKPLLVDAQPAASTDSLPAANLSVPPIRTAPNATEEKSRAVAMLSQATGAKWGDANSAIRAGGPLEPGRFRLDEGLIQVEFFTGAVAIIEGPADFELVSADRVICRLGKIRAHVPKHAKGFTIDTPSYAAVDLGTEFTVKVEEEGVSEFHVLDGEVELWDIRPEDRVLAELLTKGKAVRSNIAGNLARIEGRESELIGRKQLLEISEAAQQRRHQEWFAYSRQLRSQPNVLLYYDFDNQDGWEREIRNKSSHDNAILNGAIVGCHWTTGRWNGKSALEFKRTSDRVRINVPGEYASASFSVWVRIEGLERWLSSLMLCDGHEQGELHWQITETGQLLLGVKADPEFSHDFYSPSVINSNDLGRWVHLACVYNGETGTVHHYVDGVEVSAEKITVATPLRIGTAELGNWTPQDYSTYRTRSLNGRVDEFIIFDTPLSAAEVAEIYEAGKPGS; encoded by the coding sequence CCGACGAGCCGGCACGCGAAGCCCGCAAGCTGTTGTCGCAACTCATCGACGGCGAGTTGACGACGGACGAGCGTGAACGCCTGGGAGAATTACTGCGCGACAATCCGGAACTGCAGGATATGTATTGCGCGATTATGCGCGTGCACGTCTTGCTCCACCTCGATTTTAGTGCGGGGTTGGAGAATGCGAATCCTCCGGTGTTGCGCAAGCAGCCGCTGTCGCTAGCGGCGCCTAGCGACGATTACCAGTCCGTAACGCCGCAGACGCAGCTCGCCGCGGAGCAGCGGCGTTCGCGATTCACGAAACGGCAGTGGGTAGCGGCCGCCGTAGCTGCGGCGATTCTGCTGGGCATCGGTGCGTACCTAAATCGTGGAAGCCGAGGCGACAAGCCGTTGCTAGTCGACGCCCAGCCTGCCGCGAGCACCGATTCGCTTCCTGCGGCCAATTTGAGCGTGCCGCCAATTCGGACGGCGCCAAATGCGACGGAAGAGAAGTCGCGAGCCGTCGCCATGCTGAGCCAGGCGACTGGCGCCAAGTGGGGTGACGCCAACTCGGCGATTCGTGCTGGCGGTCCGCTGGAGCCCGGTAGATTTCGGCTCGACGAAGGTTTGATTCAAGTCGAGTTTTTCACGGGCGCCGTCGCCATTATCGAAGGTCCGGCCGACTTCGAATTGGTGTCGGCTGATCGCGTCATTTGCCGCTTAGGGAAAATCAGAGCGCACGTCCCCAAGCATGCGAAGGGCTTCACCATCGACACGCCGTCCTATGCGGCTGTTGACCTTGGCACGGAGTTCACCGTCAAAGTTGAGGAAGAGGGCGTCAGCGAGTTTCATGTCCTCGACGGCGAAGTAGAGCTATGGGACATCCGTCCTGAGGATCGCGTGCTGGCGGAGTTGTTGACGAAAGGGAAGGCTGTTCGCTCGAACATCGCCGGCAATTTGGCGCGGATCGAGGGGCGTGAATCGGAATTGATCGGCCGGAAGCAGTTGCTGGAAATTTCCGAGGCGGCTCAGCAGCGGCGTCACCAGGAGTGGTTCGCGTATAGCCGGCAATTAAGATCGCAGCCCAATGTGCTGCTCTACTACGACTTCGATAACCAGGACGGCTGGGAGCGTGAGATTCGTAACAAGAGTTCGCACGACAACGCGATCTTGAACGGGGCGATCGTCGGTTGCCACTGGACCACAGGGCGTTGGAACGGGAAGAGCGCCTTGGAGTTCAAGCGGACGAGCGACCGCGTTCGCATCAACGTGCCCGGAGAATACGCCTCAGCCTCATTCTCCGTCTGGGTTCGCATCGAGGGGCTTGAGCGCTGGCTAAGCTCGCTGATGCTGTGCGACGGCCACGAGCAGGGCGAGCTCCATTGGCAGATTACCGAAACCGGACAGCTATTGCTGGGCGTGAAGGCGGATCCCGAATTCTCTCATGACTTTTACTCGCCGTCGGTGATCAATTCGAATGATCTGGGGCGATGGGTCCATCTCGCCTGCGTTTACAACGGCGAGACGGGGACCGTTCATCACTATGTCGACGGCGTGGAAGTCAGCGCGGAAAAGATTACCGTCGCGACGCCGCTGCGCATCGGAACTGCGGAGCTCGGCAACTGGACGCCGCAAGACTACAGCACCTATCGGACTCGGAGCTTGAATGGTCGGGTCGATGAGTTCATCATTTTCGACACGCCGTTGTCGGCTGCTGAAGTCGCGGAGATCTACGAAGCCGGGAAGCCAGGGTCGTAA